The DNA sequence GTCATCACCACGCAGCGTCGTTCGACCTGGCGTCCGTATGAACGCACGCGGCTCTACCGCATGGTCGAAGCCGTCGGCCGCTGGTCGATGGTCGATATTTTCGTGGTGGCGCTGCTGGCGTCGCTGGTGCGGCTCGATGCGCTCGCCATGGTGACGCCGGAACCCGGCGCCCTGGCCTTTGGCGCGGTCGTCGTCCTCACCATGTTCGCTTCGCTCAGCTTCGACCCACGCCTTATTTGGGACCCGGTGGATACGCATGACACAACAGACTGAACCGCAAACGACCCGGCCCGTGCCCGAACCGGCACGCCGACATCGCAAGGGCTGGCTGCCCTCCCTGGTGTGGCTGATCCCGATCGTCGCCGCCGTGGCGGGCCTGTCGTTCATGTTCAACATCCTTTCCAAGCACGGTCCGTCGGTGGACATCACCTTCCGCACGGCCGAAGGCCTGGAAGCCGGCAAGACCAAGGTTCGCTACAAGGACGTCGACATCGGCCAGGTGCAATCGATCCGCCTGGTGCGCGACCGCACCCACGTCATCGTGAATGTCGAACTGACCAAGGACGCGGACACCTTTGCCGTTGAGGGGTCCCGCTTCTGGGTCGTCAAGCCACGCGTGGCGGCCAGCGGCGTGACCGGGCTGAACACACTGCTGTCGGGCGCCTACATTGGCGTGGATCCCGGCAAATCCGAAGAACGCGTCACCGACTTTACCGGGCTGGAAGTGCCGCCCATTGTCACCACCGACACCCCCGGCAAGCAGTTCGTGCTGCGCGCGACCGACCTGGGCTCGCTGGACCTGGGATCGCCGGTTTACTACCGCCGCATCAACGTAGGCCAGGTCGTGGCGTATGACCTGGATCCGGACGGCACCGGCATCACGCTGCGTGTGTTCGTCAATGCGCCCTATGACAAATTCGTCACTGCCAACACCCGCTTCTGGCACGCCAGCGGCGTCAACGTCCAACTCAATGCCGATGGCCTGAAACTGCAGACGCAGTCGCTTGCGACCGTGGTGCTGGGCGGCGTGTCCTTCCAGGCTTCGCCGTATCTGCCTGCGTCCGACCCCGCCGCCAACGACGCCACCTTTGCCCTTTTCGGCGACCAGGACATGGCGCTCAAGCCCGAAGATGGCGCACCCACCAGTGTCGTCATGTACTTCGAACAGTCCGTGCGCGGCCTGTCGCCTGGCGCCCCGGTGGACTTCCGCGGTGTCGTGATCGGCCAGGTGCGATCCATCGGCATCGAATTCCGCCGCGACAAACGCGCCTTTGTGCTCCCGGTGGTGGTCGACCTGTACCCGCAACGCCTGGGTCTGGGCAGCCGGACCGCCAGCGGCACCACTGCCAACGACATGGATCAGAAACAGATCTATGAAGGGCTGGTCCGGAACGGCATGCGCGCGCAATTGCGCAACGGCAACCTGCTGACCGGCCAGATGTACGTGGCGATCGACTTCTTCCCGGGCACCAAGGCGCCTACGCTGAACCCGAACGGCAAGTCGACTCTGCCCGAATTCCCGACCGTGCCGGGCACGTTCAACGAACTGCAGACGCGTATTGCCGAAATCGTCGACAAGATCGGCAAGTTCCCGTTCGACACCATGGGCCAGGACATTGCCGCGACTTTGGCCAGCCTGCGCACCACCATGGCCACGACGGAACAACTGGTCAGCACCCTGAACGGCAAGGTCGCCCCCGAAATCACGGCCACCATGCAGGACGCCCGTGCCACCCTGCGCGCCGCCGAACAGACCTTCTCGTCCGACGCGCCGCTGCAGCAGGACGTGCGCCGCGCCATGCAGGAACTGATGCGCACCTCGAACTCGCTGCGTCAGCTGACCGATTATCTTGAACAGAATCCCCAGTCGCTGATCCGGGGCAAACCGAAGGACGAACGATGACACCAATCGCTGCACCGCGCCGGACGAAGACGGGACTGGCGTCCACAAGCTGGAAGGCGTTTCGTCGGGGCGCTTCGGGAGGCGGGGCGTCGCGTGCTGGCGCGGCGGACGCGACGGTCGCGCTGTCTGACGCGACACTGCGGTCCGCACCTGGCCGCCTGCCGTCGGGCCTGACCTCCTGGGCGCTCGGCTTGGCCGCCCTGGGACTGGCAGCATGCGCCGGTCCCTCGGCGCCCCGCATCTACACGCTGCAGGATCCGTCCGCGATCGTTGGGGGCGCGCAGATGGCGCCGGGTTCCGATCGGATGGCATCGCCTGCCGCGGCCGGCGGCGTTTCCGCCGCGGCCGGCAATACGTCTGCTGGTGCAGGTAATGCTTCGGCCTCCGGTCCGACCCGCTTCATCGACGTCGCCCCCGTCATCATTCCCGAACGCCTGCGCCGCCGTCAACTTGTGCTGCGCACCGACGCTACCCAGCTGCGGGTGCTGGAAGAAGACCGCTGGTCCGCATCCCTGGCCGACGAACTGCACGATGCGATTTCCTTCGGACTGCAGTCGCAGCTGAACGCCGCCGACGTCTCGCAGACCGGCCTGGCCGGCAAGGCGCCGTCCTACCGCATCTCGATCGAGTTCAACCAGCTCGACGCCCAGCAGGGTGGGGCAGTACGGGCCAACGTGTCGTGGCTGGTCAAGCAGGTTTCCGGACCGAACGGCCGTGTCTGCCAGGCCCGCTTCGACGCCCCCGCCGGCGCGCAAGTGGCCGACGTGATCGTGGCGCATCAACGCATCGTCGGGCAGGTAGTCGACGCCGTCGCCGCCAGCCAGCGCGCGTTGGAAAGCGGCGGGACAGCGCCGTATTGTTCGGCGTCGGTGGGGTGACCTGAAAGCTGCTCAGCGCGTTACTTTAGATCTGCTTTGGGCTAGACTACAGGCCTAAGTGGATTGGGGGTTCCCGGTCGGCGTCTTGGCCTCGGTGGGTTCATCGGGGCCTTTGGCTTTTCTGGGCGGGAAAATCTTCAGCCCCACTTCTTCATATCGCACGCCCAGCTGCGCACGGCCGCCGTCACGGAAGAATTTCCTCTTCAGCAGATCGAATGCTTGATTCGGTTGGTGAGGCCTGACGTAGCTCAGGCCGACTGGCCTGGCAACCAAGTCCGCAAGCTGCAAGCCGGCAAGATTTGTTTGTTTGTTCGCGAAAACAACGTCGAACGGCAAGATGCGATTGGTTGGATTGTCGCCATCGCAGATCCGACGAAACTCAAGTTCCAATTCGGAATCCTCCTTCTTTCCGCGGCACTCGACGACGACGTGGGTCTTCAAGTGGTCTTGGTTTTTCTCCGCGAGAAAGCAGCGCAGTGCTTCCAGACATAGGCCCAACGCAAGGTGGTAGGGATTCGTCGCAGCATCTGGCGTTTTGATAAGCCGCGTCTTGTCGACGACGCATGCAATCAAAACAAAGTTGCTTGCTTCAACAATTGAAGATAACTGTTCCATGAACGCCCGGCGCGTCGGGAGGTGAGCAAGAAATCCAAAGTCGCCTTTCTGCTTGCGTATTTCGTTCTCGTGCAGCACCACACTGTCGTGGCCGAAATAGTTGAACTTCAACTTCTCGATTGCAGGAATGATCTTCTCTGCGTAGTGCCGCTCGTGAAAAATGCACAGTGCGAGCACGAAGACCGGGTACTCCTGATCTATCTTCGCCAGGGAGTGATCGCCGCTTTCGTCGACTACACCACAAAGTCGCTGAATCGCCGGTCGGTAACTTCCGCTCGATCCCTTTCTGTTGGAATCGCCTCGAACGTCTCGAACAGTCCGTACTGGGTGCCAGGAGAGATCACAAGGATGCCTTTTCAGCAACGGCAAGCGTTAGGGGCCGCCACACTCACCGGCTTGGACGGCGATGTCGATCATTTTGCCGGGCCTAGAAGCTTTCGTCCGCCGCCAGATATCGCCACTCTCCGGTCGGCAAATCCCCCAGCGTCACCTTGCCGATCCGCACGCGTTTCAGCCCGACCACTCGCAGGCCTACGGCTTCGCACATGCGGCGGATCTGGCGCTTCTTGCCTTCGCGCAAGGTAAAGCTCAGCTGATCCTCGTTCTGCCAATACACCTTGGCTTCTTTCAGCGGCTTGCCGTCCATCGTCAGGCCGTGATTCAGCAATTGCAGGTCCGACTCTGGCAGGCGGCCGGGCTTGTGGTACTGCACGCGCACCAGGTATTCCTTGTCCACGTCCGACGTTTCGCCGATCAGATGCTTGGCGATGCGGCCGTCTTGCGTCAGCACCAGCAGGCCGACCGAGTCGATGTCCAACCGGCCGGCAGGCACCAGATTGCGCAGCTGATTGGGCTGGAACTGGGTCGGTGACCGATCCAGTTTCCAGCGCGTGCGCGAACTGATCAAGGACACGGCGGGGCGATATCCGTCTTCGGCCTGACCGCTCACAAAACCGACGGGCTTGTTGATCAGGATGGTGACGCGGCGCGCCTGCTCATTGCTGGCCTGGCGTTCCACGGTGATCTTCTGTTCGGGCAGCACCTTGCTGCCCAAGGTCGAGACGACGACGCCATCCACGCGCACCCAGCCGCGTTCGATCCATTCATCGGCTTCGCGGCGGGAGCACAGGCCGAGTTCGGACATGCGTTTGGACAGGCGTAAAGGTTCGGACATGCTCAACAGATCAAAGAAGGGGAACGGGGCATTTTAGTCGCAATCACTGTGGCGTCTTGCGTGGCATCCACCAACGCTTACGCCTTGCCCTTCATGAACCATCCCGCGGCCGCGCACAGCAGCAGGAACAGGATGCCGGCGATCCATATCGATCCCGTCGTCTGATACGCCACCACTGTCGGTACGCCCACGGCCACGGCCACCAGCCATCCGAGCAATTTATTTTCGCGCCTGACAGGTCGCTCCGGCCGAATGGTCGCAGCGGGCGCGCCGGCGGTGGCAGAGGCGCGATCCGTGGCAGACGCCCCAGCCGCCCGATCCGCAGCCCGACCCGCAGCCGGACCCGCAGCCCGACCCGCCCCCAAGCCGGCACCCCCATCCAGCGCACCTGCCTGCGCAGCGGTCCCCGCTCCGCCCGCCGACTGCGTCACCCTGGCCGGCTCGGCCACCTCGGCATCCACCGGCAACTCCACGTCCACCACCTCGGGTTCCGGTTCCGCCTGCGTAAAGTCGTGGCCATGGCCGGTCAACAGATGCATCCGGTCCGGCCGCAGCATGGCGCGCGTTCGGTTGATATCCGCAACGATCACATTGTCGGATGCAGCATCCCCCGCGAGCGTCAGGGCATCGAAGTCTTCAAGCGCCTTTTGCAGTTCGGGACCAAACTCTTCCACATCCGGCAGCCCGCTCGTGCGGCAGAGCACATACGGCCCGTAGTGCAATCGCAGGTGCCGCGCAAAGTTGTCGATGATGCGCGCCACGTCAGTTGGCGCGCCGGTTGCCCCGTCCGCCCCAGCCTCAGCGCCAACCCCCGTCCCGACCCCCGTCCCGACCCCCACATCCGTCCCCAACCTCAACCGCTCCACCAGCAGCGGCGCGCGCTGCGCCAGCGTGGCCAGCGCCCGTTCCAGTGACGTCACCAGATACGGATACTGCGTGTCGCCATACTCCATCATGTCTTCACGCGCGTCGCTGTCCAGGTCCTCGTCGTCGATCAGACGCGCCCAATGCAGATCCATGGGCGTGTACAGTGCCAGCCACAGGAGTGGAATGAACGCATTGGCTTCCAGCTCGGGGCCGCCTTCAAGAAAAAATGCCTCCCATTCACGGCTGCTGCCATCAGGCATGCGGGGGTTGGACGTGGCGTTGAGGAAGACGGGATGGCTCATGGCAAGGGTCGTAGTGGAAACAGGGTTTCCTTATACGCTAAGCCGCCACGCCTTTGAAACCGGCGACGGCATCGGCCTGGCCACCGGCTTGGCTCAGCAGGTCGCTGTGTTCCCGGAGCCCAGGCAACCCCCGATGGTACGATTCCCGCGTCCCCCACCCCCCGCGCGGGTGTTTCGCCGCCCGCTTTGCCCGTGTCCCTGACTGCTGACTCCATCGCGCCGCATCCCATCCAGGACTTTGCCCAGGCCGCCGCGATCATCGCGCGCCTGGAATCCCTCATCACCCGCCACGACGTGCAAGCCCTGGGCGAACACGTCACCTGGCGCAGCCTGGGCGCGGGCACACCGCTGGTCCTGATCCACGGGGGGCATGGCAGCTGGCTGCATTGGGTGCGCAACATCGAAGCGCTGGCACAGCAACACACCGTCTACATTCCGGACCTGCCCGGCTATGGCGCGTCGGGCCCGATGACCACGTCACCCGACGACCTGGACCACCTGGTGCGTGTCACCGTCGCCAGCCTGGACCAACTGATCGGCGACACCACACCTATCCACCTTGCCGGCTTTTCGTTCGGCGGCCTGGTGGCCTCGCACATCGCGGCGACACGCGGCCACGTGCGCAAGCTGGCCTTGCTGGGTTCGGCAGGCCACGGCACGCCGCGGCGGCAGACGCTGGCGATGGTCAACTGGCGCCGGTCGACCGACGACGCCGCGATGCTGGACGACCTGCGCCACAACCTGCAGGCGCTGATGCTTCACGACCCGGCGCAGATCGATGCGCTGGCGCTGACCGTCCATCGCGATGCCTGTGTGAACACGCATTTCCGGTCCAAGAATCTGTCGCAGTCGGGGTCGGTCGCCGCCGTTCTGGCGCCGCTGACGGTGCCGATGCGCTTCGTATGGGGAGAGTTCGACGCGACCGCGCAAGCGGAGCTGGCGGGGCCGGTGCTGCAGGATGGGCACCCGGAACGGCGGTGGGACGCGATGCCCGGCGCGGGTCATTGGCTGATGTTCGAGCGGCCCGACGCGGTCAATTCCCTGATGCTTGCGTGGTTTACGGATTGACCCCTGCGCGAAAAAACCACAGGATTGTTGGTTGCTCGGCCGCAAAGGGCCTGCTAGTATGAATCCCATGAACGCCGCTTCCCGCCATTTTTATTTTTACTTTTTTGGATTTCCAATGCCGCTGGCGGAGGAAAGGAAGCGTCGTACGTAACGAATTCCTGCCCCAAAAAAGCCGCCAGCTACCCTGGCGGCTTTTTTTATGCGCCGCGGGGTGACCCCAAGACATCCGGGGACTGGCGTCCGAATCGGGCGACCCACTGACTACCCTCATAACAAGATCCGCAGCCCCTTCAGGAGAACACCCGTGTCGCACAATACCGATGACTTGCGCATTCGTGAAGTCAAGGAACTCGCTCCCCCCTCGCACCTGATGCGCGAGTTGCCGTGCAGCACCGACGTCGCCACCACGGTGTACAACGCCCGTCAGGCCTCGCACCGCATCCTGCATGGCATGGACGACCGCCTTATCGTCGTGATCGGCCCCTGCTCGATTCACGACACGCAGGCCGCGCTCGATTACGCCAGGCGTCTGAAGGTCCAGCGCGACCTGTACGAAGGCGAGCTTGAAATCATCATGAGGGTGTACTTCGAAAAGCCGCGCACCACGGTGGGCTGGAAAGGGCTGATCAACGATCCGGATCTGGATGGCAGCTTCGCGATCAACCGCGGCCTGCGCACGGCGCGCCAGGTGCTGCTGGAAATCAACGAACTGGGGCTGTCGGCCGGGTGCGAATACCTGGACATGATCACGCCGCAATACATTGCCGACCTGGTGGCATGGGGCGCCATCGGTGCCCGCACCACCGAAAGCCAGGTGCATCGCGAACTGGCGTCGGGCCTGTCGTGTCCGGTGGGCTTCAAGAACGGTACCGATGGCAACGTCAAGATCGCCGTCGACGCGATCAAGGCTGCATCGCAACCGCATCACTTCCTGTCGGTCACCAAGGGCGGCGTGTCGGCCATCGTGTCGACCAATGGCAATGAAGACTGCCATCTGATCCTGCGCGGCGGCAAGGCGCCGAACTTCGACGCGGCCAGTGTCGAAGCCGCGTCGCTGGACATGGCCAAGGCCGGTCTGGCGCCGCGCATCATGATCGATGCAAGCCACGCCAACAGCAGCAAGAAACCGGAAAACCAGCCCCAGGTGATCGACGACGTCGCGCGCCAGATGGAAGCGGGCGACACGCGTATTGTCGGGGTGATGGTGGAAAGCCACCTGGTGGCGGGCCGTCAGGATCTGATCCCGGGCCAGCCGCTGGTCTATGGCCAGAGCATTACCGATGGCTGCATCGACTGGGACAGTTCGGTCCAGGTGCTGCAGCGCCTGGCGCAGGCGGTCAAGGCGCGCCGCCTCGCCGTGGGTCAGTCAGGCAAGTAAGCGAGCCGGGCCGACGCCTGTCGGTCGAGCGCTGTGGGTCCGGCGCTGCCAGCTCTACGCCGTCTACCCTGCGCCGTCTACCCTGCGCCGTCTGCCCTGGGCGTCAGTCCTGCGCGTCAACCCCGCGCTTCAGTCCCGCGCGTCAGTCCCGCGCTTCAGTCCTGCTCAGCGGCGGCGCGCGCGTTCCGTTCCGACCGCCACAGCACATCGTTGCCCCCGTTGACCCGGTTCAGGGTGCGGGCCAGCACGAACATCAGGTCCGACAGGCGGTTTAGATAGTGCCGCAGCGTATCGTTGATCGGCTCATTGGCCTCCAGCGACACCACGCTGCGTTCGGCGCGCCGGCACACCGTGCGGGCCACATGGGCCAGCGCCGCGGCGCGTGACCCGCCCGGCAGAATGAACTCGCGCAGGGGAGGCAAGGGCGTGTTGTAGCGCGCCAGCCATTCATCCAGCCGCAACACCTGTTCAGGCTTGAGCAGCGTGAAGCCCGGAATGCTCAGTTCGCCACCCAGGTCGAACAGGTCGTGTTGAATGTCGAACAGGTCCCGCGCCACGTCGTCGGGCAGGTCTTCCGTCAACAGCAGGCCGATGGTGCTGTTGAGCTCGTCCACATCCCCCATGGCTTGAACGCGCAGGGCGTCCTTGGCGGTACGCGTCCCGTCGCCAAGCCCGGTCGTGCCGTCATCACCCGTGCGCGTGGCAATGGCGGAGAGTCGGTTACCCATGAAGTACTCCAATCATTCAAATGGCGCGTCGAACGCGCAAGCAGCGATTTTGGCACTCTTTGCCAGACTCACGGTTACCGGTTGTTGGCCGGGACATGACGACAGGGAATGTGGCTCATCGTTAACCCAGGGCCATCGCCCCAAGACCCGCGTCCTGTCACGTTTTGTGGCGCGCAAGCCCTGAATCCTGCGGGTTTATCCGCTGTGCGTTCCAGGGCGCGCAAGCTATCTTCAAGGGGTCATGGAGATTGCGGATGAACGCCCCTTTGGACGTTGGGCATAACCTGGGCATTGCTGCCCGTCAGGCTGAAGTCGTGGAAGCATTGCGCCGGGTCGTTCCCCCGCATTGCGTGCTCTACCGCGAAGAGCAGACACGCCCCTACGAATGTGATGGTCTTGCGCTGTTCCGTCAGTTGCCAATGGTGGTCGTGCTGCCCGAAACCGAAGCGCAAGTGCAGGACGTCCTGCGTCTGTGCAAACGGCTGGCCGTGCCGGTCGTGGCGCGCGGTGCGGGCACGGGCCTGTCGGGCGGGTCCATGCCGCATGCCGAAGGCGTGCTGCTGGGCCTGGCCAAGTTCAACCGCATTAAACGGATCGACCCCACGGCGCGGCTGGCGGTGGTCGAACCTGGCGTACGCAACATTGCAATTTCGGAAGCGGCCGCGCCCCATAAGCTGTATTACGCGCCCGATCCGTCAAGCCAGATCGCCTGCACCATCGGCGGGAACGTGGCCGAAAATTCGGGCGGCGTGCACTGCCTCAAGTACGGCCTGACCGTCCATAACGTGATGGCGGTTCGTGTCGTGACGGTGGACGGCGATGTGGTCGAGTTCGGATCCGAAGCGCTCGATGCGCCCGGCCTGGACTTGCTGTCGGTTTTTATCGGGTCCGAAGGCATGCTCGGCGTCGTGACTGAAGTCACCGTCAAACTCGTCCCGAAACCTGCTCTGGCGCAAGTGATCATGGCCAGCTTTCCCACGGTCGAAGCCGCCGGTGATGCGGTCGCCAACATCATCGGGGCCGGCATCATTCCGGCCGGCCTCGAGATGATGGACAAGCGCGCGACCGGCATGGTGGAACCCTTCGTGCAGGCCGGGTACGACCTGGACGCCGCCAGTATCTTGCTGTGCGAATCCGACGGCACACCCGAAGAAGTCGCCCACGAAATTGCTCACATGATTTCGGTATTCGAAGGCAGTGGCGCAACCCGGATCCAGGTGTCGCGCAACGAGACCGAGCGGCTGCTGTTCTGGGCTGGCCGCAAGAATGCCTTTCCGGCGGCGGGCCGTATCTCGCCCGACTACTACTGCATGGACGGCACCATTCCGCGCCGCCACCTGAGCCGCGTGCTGTCGGCGATCGAAGCGATGGAAGAAAAGTATGCGCTGCGCTGCGCCAACGTGTTCCATGCGGGCGATGGCAATCTGCATCCGCTGATCCTGTTCGATGCCAACGATCCGGAAGAGGTCCAGCGCGCCGAGCAGTTCGGCGCCGAGATCCTGGAGCTGTGCGTGGAAGTGGGCGGCACGGTCACCGGCGAACACGGCGTGGGCATGGAAAAGATCAATCAGATGTGCGTCCAGTTCGCGCGTGAAGAACTCGATGTCTTCTTTTCGGTAAAGCATGCCTTTGACGCCAGCGGGCTGCTCAATCCGGGCAAGGCCATTCCGACCCTGGCGCGTTGCAACGAGTACGGCCGCAGTCACACCCATTCGGCAAACGTCCGGTTCCCCGAGATCCCGCGTTTCTGACATCTTTCGTCTTCTGCAGCGTGCCGGTGGGGCGCGCTGCTTTCTTTTTGGCCACGCGTTGCTATGGATGTCCTGTTATCCGATGTGCGTGCAAGGGTGATCCTTGCGAATGCGGCAAGCAAGCCGCTGACGATCCGCGGGGGCGGCACGAAGACCTTCTACGGCAATCCGCCGCCCAAGGGGGCCAGCGTGCTGGACATGTCCAGCTATGCCGGGATCATCAGCTATGAGCCCACTGAACTGGTCATTACGGCGCGTGCGGGAACGCGGCTTGCCGACCTGGAAGCCGAACTGGCCAGCCGTCACCAGATGCTGGCGTTTGAACCGCCGCACTTTGCCGTGGGCGCCACCATTGGTGGATGTGTCGCGGCGGCCCTGGCCGGTCCGCGGCGGGCCACATCGGGCGGCGTGCGGGACTACGTGCTGGGCGTAAGAATGATGGATGCACAGGGCAGGGTGCTGCGTTTTGGCGGCGAGGTCATCAAGAACGTGGCGGGCTACGACGTGTCGCGTTTGCTGACCGGGTCGCTGGGTACCTTGGGGATCTTGCTCGACGTGTCCCTGAAGGTGCTGCCGCGGCCTGCCGTCGAGACCACCTTGTGTTTGCCGATGACCGAGTCGCAGGCGCTGCACGCGATGAATCAATGGGCCGGGCAGCCCTTGCCCATCAGCGGCACGGCGTGGGTTGGCGAGGGCACCGAAGGCGGCTTGCTCAGCGTGCGGCTGTCGGGTTCGACGGCGGCGGTCTCGGCGGCGCGTGCCCGGATCGGCGGCGATGTGATGGACGATGGCGACGTCTTCTGGCGCGCCTTGCGGGACCATCGCCATCCGTTCCTGACGGCCTGTCCGTTGTGGCGCGTGTCGGTGCCGTCGACCACGCCCGCAC is a window from the Pigmentiphaga litoralis genome containing:
- a CDS encoding FAD-linked oxidase C-terminal domain-containing protein, which produces MNAPLDVGHNLGIAARQAEVVEALRRVVPPHCVLYREEQTRPYECDGLALFRQLPMVVVLPETEAQVQDVLRLCKRLAVPVVARGAGTGLSGGSMPHAEGVLLGLAKFNRIKRIDPTARLAVVEPGVRNIAISEAAAPHKLYYAPDPSSQIACTIGGNVAENSGGVHCLKYGLTVHNVMAVRVVTVDGDVVEFGSEALDAPGLDLLSVFIGSEGMLGVVTEVTVKLVPKPALAQVIMASFPTVEAAGDAVANIIGAGIIPAGLEMMDKRATGMVEPFVQAGYDLDAASILLCESDGTPEEVAHEIAHMISVFEGSGATRIQVSRNETERLLFWAGRKNAFPAAGRISPDYYCMDGTIPRRHLSRVLSAIEAMEEKYALRCANVFHAGDGNLHPLILFDANDPEEVQRAEQFGAEILELCVEVGGTVTGEHGVGMEKINQMCVQFAREELDVFFSVKHAFDASGLLNPGKAIPTLARCNEYGRSHTHSANVRFPEIPRF
- the glcE gene encoding glycolate oxidase subunit GlcE, whose translation is MDVLLSDVRARVILANAASKPLTIRGGGTKTFYGNPPPKGASVLDMSSYAGIISYEPTELVITARAGTRLADLEAELASRHQMLAFEPPHFAVGATIGGCVAAALAGPRRATSGGVRDYVLGVRMMDAQGRVLRFGGEVIKNVAGYDVSRLLTGSLGTLGILLDVSLKVLPRPAVETTLCLPMTESQALHAMNQWAGQPLPISGTAWVGEGTEGGLLSVRLSGSTAAVSAARARIGGDVMDDGDVFWRALRDHRHPFLTACPLWRVSVPSTTPALNLGPTLIEWGGAQRWLTGPHLARPMRAQVRDLGGHVTLFRAASEAQAHEVGVFQPLTAGLAAIHHRLKNEFDPSGVFNPGRMYPGL
- a CDS encoding DUF3800 domain-containing protein; its protein translation is MQRLCGVVDESGDHSLAKIDQEYPVFVLALCIFHERHYAEKIIPAIEKLKFNYFGHDSVVLHENEIRKQKGDFGFLAHLPTRRAFMEQLSSIVEASNFVLIACVVDKTRLIKTPDAATNPYHLALGLCLEALRCFLAEKNQDHLKTHVVVECRGKKEDSELELEFRRICDGDNPTNRILPFDVVFANKQTNLAGLQLADLVARPVGLSYVRPHQPNQAFDLLKRKFFRDGGRAQLGVRYEEVGLKIFPPRKAKGPDEPTEAKTPTGNPQST
- a CDS encoding alpha/beta fold hydrolase — encoded protein: MSLTADSIAPHPIQDFAQAAAIIARLESLITRHDVQALGEHVTWRSLGAGTPLVLIHGGHGSWLHWVRNIEALAQQHTVYIPDLPGYGASGPMTTSPDDLDHLVRVTVASLDQLIGDTTPIHLAGFSFGGLVASHIAATRGHVRKLALLGSAGHGTPRRQTLAMVNWRRSTDDAAMLDDLRHNLQALMLHDPAQIDALALTVHRDACVNTHFRSKNLSQSGSVAAVLAPLTVPMRFVWGEFDATAQAELAGPVLQDGHPERRWDAMPGAGHWLMFERPDAVNSLMLAWFTD
- a CDS encoding pseudouridine synthase produces the protein MSEPLRLSKRMSELGLCSRREADEWIERGWVRVDGVVVSTLGSKVLPEQKITVERQASNEQARRVTILINKPVGFVSGQAEDGYRPAVSLISSRTRWKLDRSPTQFQPNQLRNLVPAGRLDIDSVGLLVLTQDGRIAKHLIGETSDVDKEYLVRVQYHKPGRLPESDLQLLNHGLTMDGKPLKEAKVYWQNEDQLSFTLREGKKRQIRRMCEAVGLRVVGLKRVRIGKVTLGDLPTGEWRYLAADESF
- the aroG gene encoding 3-deoxy-7-phosphoheptulonate synthase AroG, which produces MSHNTDDLRIREVKELAPPSHLMRELPCSTDVATTVYNARQASHRILHGMDDRLIVVIGPCSIHDTQAALDYARRLKVQRDLYEGELEIIMRVYFEKPRTTVGWKGLINDPDLDGSFAINRGLRTARQVLLEINELGLSAGCEYLDMITPQYIADLVAWGAIGARTTESQVHRELASGLSCPVGFKNGTDGNVKIAVDAIKAASQPHHFLSVTKGGVSAIVSTNGNEDCHLILRGGKAPNFDAASVEAASLDMAKAGLAPRIMIDASHANSSKKPENQPQVIDDVARQMEAGDTRIVGVMVESHLVAGRQDLIPGQPLVYGQSITDGCIDWDSSVQVLQRLAQAVKARRLAVGQSGK
- a CDS encoding PqiB family protein, coding for MTQQTEPQTTRPVPEPARRHRKGWLPSLVWLIPIVAAVAGLSFMFNILSKHGPSVDITFRTAEGLEAGKTKVRYKDVDIGQVQSIRLVRDRTHVIVNVELTKDADTFAVEGSRFWVVKPRVAASGVTGLNTLLSGAYIGVDPGKSEERVTDFTGLEVPPIVTTDTPGKQFVLRATDLGSLDLGSPVYYRRINVGQVVAYDLDPDGTGITLRVFVNAPYDKFVTANTRFWHASGVNVQLNADGLKLQTQSLATVVLGGVSFQASPYLPASDPAANDATFALFGDQDMALKPEDGAPTSVVMYFEQSVRGLSPGAPVDFRGVVIGQVRSIGIEFRRDKRAFVLPVVVDLYPQRLGLGSRTASGTTANDMDQKQIYEGLVRNGMRAQLRNGNLLTGQMYVAIDFFPGTKAPTLNPNGKSTLPEFPTVPGTFNELQTRIAEIVDKIGKFPFDTMGQDIAATLASLRTTMATTEQLVSTLNGKVAPEITATMQDARATLRAAEQTFSSDAPLQQDVRRAMQELMRTSNSLRQLTDYLEQNPQSLIRGKPKDER
- a CDS encoding PqiC family protein gives rise to the protein MTPIAAPRRTKTGLASTSWKAFRRGASGGGASRAGAADATVALSDATLRSAPGRLPSGLTSWALGLAALGLAACAGPSAPRIYTLQDPSAIVGGAQMAPGSDRMASPAAAGGVSAAAGNTSAGAGNASASGPTRFIDVAPVIIPERLRRRQLVLRTDATQLRVLEEDRWSASLADELHDAISFGLQSQLNAADVSQTGLAGKAPSYRISIEFNQLDAQQGGAVRANVSWLVKQVSGPNGRVCQARFDAPAGAQVADVIVAHQRIVGQVVDAVAASQRALESGGTAPYCSASVG
- a CDS encoding cob(I)yrinic acid a,c-diamide adenosyltransferase, with product MGNRLSAIATRTGDDGTTGLGDGTRTAKDALRVQAMGDVDELNSTIGLLLTEDLPDDVARDLFDIQHDLFDLGGELSIPGFTLLKPEQVLRLDEWLARYNTPLPPLREFILPGGSRAAALAHVARTVCRRAERSVVSLEANEPINDTLRHYLNRLSDLMFVLARTLNRVNGGNDVLWRSERNARAAAEQD